In Dermacentor variabilis isolate Ectoservices chromosome 7, ASM5094787v1, whole genome shotgun sequence, a genomic segment contains:
- the LOC142587559 gene encoding uncharacterized protein LOC142587559 isoform X1, whose product MGPQELMVKLIEELGDPHELTNSEDLIVLKLQEASTNKRLLPEDVELSSDSRRFSMSQRGFVTYRAFLGNLRYSAALFAGCQEFPSSKEFLATAKYVLKNVRSLVLVHNRNKIRDLVTWFPTVTSVVLYHNLRLEWESGTIVQGSCTTSRMEQLLGNILIIGSDILLFNQETLTSLLYKCPKLSLVMSPYMDKALAPKTTVTMAGKCIPVAIKRRFLFLGCTTVRDTGSPDTIIAKSDLDVQEAHRHFPEAEYLELSAACESAFQKVPSYTKVTHLSLAFNTAKPRCALEPHATELLSVLRLVQLSLTNFCDVKLSTIADQCPQLKSLRICACDIDDENPPIQGFPHLEYLRIVSDMKEHSFFMLLRSCPGLQDLHIGKHELTTAFVVGPSCGERPCLEHVQRLTLGTRKNDKCALDDRNDLPACLDSTLLRLPSLRLVRTNNFNIRLHINSCLPSVSLEWCGCTFCGVEFPKLNYVQTKASEKEKGSVEVKLQEQTNEATKAEEAASNKEEVGIESEKLE is encoded by the exons ATGGGCCCGCAAGAATTAATGGTGAAATTGATAGAAGAGCTTGGAGACCCTCATGAACTCACCAACAGCGAAGACCTGATCGTCCTGAAACTGCAGGAGGCGTCTACAAATAAACGGCTTCTTCCCGAGGACGTTGAGCTTAGCTCGGATTCAAGACGCTTCAGCATGAGCCAACGCGGCTTCGTAACTTACCGAGCATTCCTGGGCAACCTGCGATATTCAGCTGCACTGTTCGCCGGATGCCAGGAGTTCCCATCTTCAAAGGAATTTCTCGCAACTGCCAAATATGTGCTGAAGAACGTGCGCTCCTTAGTCCTTGTACATAACAG AAATAAAATCCGGGATCTGGTGACATGGTTTCCGACCGTCACCTCCGTGGTCCTTTACCACAATCTACGCTTGGAATGGGAGAGCGGAACGATAGTTCAGGGCTCGTGCACCACGTCCCGCATGGAGCAGCTCTTGGGAAACATTCTGATCATTGGGTCAGACATCCTGCTCTTTAACCAGGAGACTCTGACCAGCTTGTTGTACAAGTGCCCGAAG CTGTCTCTGGTCATGTCACCATACATGGATAAAGCACTGGCGCCCAAGACGACGGTAACTATGGCTGGCAAATGCATTCCAGTCGCCATTAAACGCAGATTCTTGTTCCTTGGTTGCACAACGGTTCGTGACACTGGATCTCCCGACACAATTATTGCAAAGAGCGATCTCGACGTGCAGGAAGCCCATCGACACTTCCCGGAAGCTGAATATCTGGAG CTCTCAGCCGCATGTGAAAGTGCATTTCAAAAAGTTCCCAGCTACACCAAAGTCACGCATCTTTCTCTCGCCTTCAACACTGCAAAACCCCGCTGTGCTTTAGAGCCTCATGCAACCGAATTGCTATCTGTGCTCCGCCTAGTACAACTGTCACTTACGAACTTCTGCGACGTCAAACTTTCTACGATTGCGGATCAGTGTCCACAGCTGAAGTCCCTTCGAATATGTGCGTGCGACATTGACGATGAAAACCCCCCTATCCAAGGTTTCCCTCATTTGGAATATCTTCGCATCGTTAGCGATATGAAGGAGCATTCATTCTTCATGCTCCTGAGGTCCTGCCCGGGCCTTCAGGACCTGCATATCGGAAAACATGAACTGACGACAGCGTTTGTAGTCGGCCCGTCGTGTGGCGAGCGTCCCTGCCTAGAGCACGTGCAGCGACTTACGCTTGGCACGAGGAAGAATGACAAGTGCGCCCTGGATGACCGGAACGACCTGCCGGCGTGTCTGGACTCCACTCTGCTCCGCCTTCCGTCGCTTCGCCTCGTGCGCACTAACAACTTCAATATCCGCCTCCACATCAATAGCTGCTTGCCGAGTGTTTCGTTAGAATGGTGTGGCTGTACGTTCTGTGGGGTTGAGTTTCCGAAACTTAACTACGTCCAAACGAAAGCCTCTGAAAAGGAGAAAGGCTCAGTGGAGGTGAAGCTTCAAGAACAGACAAATGAAGCCACAaaggcggaagaagccgcgagcAATAAGGAGGAGGTAGGAATAGAAAGTGAGAAATTAGAATAA
- the LOC142587559 gene encoding uncharacterized protein LOC142587559 isoform X2 → MGPQELMVKLIEELGDPHELTNSEDLIVLKLQEASTNKRLLPEDVELSSDSRRFSMSQRGFVTYRAFLGNLRYSAALFAGCQEFPSSKEFLATAKYVLKNVRSLVLVHNRNKIRDLVTWFPTVTSVVLYHNLRLEWESGTIVQGSCTTSRMEQLLGNILIIGSDILLFNQETLTSLLYKCPKLSAACESAFQKVPSYTKVTHLSLAFNTAKPRCALEPHATELLSVLRLVQLSLTNFCDVKLSTIADQCPQLKSLRICACDIDDENPPIQGFPHLEYLRIVSDMKEHSFFMLLRSCPGLQDLHIGKHELTTAFVVGPSCGERPCLEHVQRLTLGTRKNDKCALDDRNDLPACLDSTLLRLPSLRLVRTNNFNIRLHINSCLPSVSLEWCGCTFCGVEFPKLNYVQTKASEKEKGSVEVKLQEQTNEATKAEEAASNKEEVGIESEKLE, encoded by the exons ATGGGCCCGCAAGAATTAATGGTGAAATTGATAGAAGAGCTTGGAGACCCTCATGAACTCACCAACAGCGAAGACCTGATCGTCCTGAAACTGCAGGAGGCGTCTACAAATAAACGGCTTCTTCCCGAGGACGTTGAGCTTAGCTCGGATTCAAGACGCTTCAGCATGAGCCAACGCGGCTTCGTAACTTACCGAGCATTCCTGGGCAACCTGCGATATTCAGCTGCACTGTTCGCCGGATGCCAGGAGTTCCCATCTTCAAAGGAATTTCTCGCAACTGCCAAATATGTGCTGAAGAACGTGCGCTCCTTAGTCCTTGTACATAACAG AAATAAAATCCGGGATCTGGTGACATGGTTTCCGACCGTCACCTCCGTGGTCCTTTACCACAATCTACGCTTGGAATGGGAGAGCGGAACGATAGTTCAGGGCTCGTGCACCACGTCCCGCATGGAGCAGCTCTTGGGAAACATTCTGATCATTGGGTCAGACATCCTGCTCTTTAACCAGGAGACTCTGACCAGCTTGTTGTACAAGTGCCCGAAG CTCTCAGCCGCATGTGAAAGTGCATTTCAAAAAGTTCCCAGCTACACCAAAGTCACGCATCTTTCTCTCGCCTTCAACACTGCAAAACCCCGCTGTGCTTTAGAGCCTCATGCAACCGAATTGCTATCTGTGCTCCGCCTAGTACAACTGTCACTTACGAACTTCTGCGACGTCAAACTTTCTACGATTGCGGATCAGTGTCCACAGCTGAAGTCCCTTCGAATATGTGCGTGCGACATTGACGATGAAAACCCCCCTATCCAAGGTTTCCCTCATTTGGAATATCTTCGCATCGTTAGCGATATGAAGGAGCATTCATTCTTCATGCTCCTGAGGTCCTGCCCGGGCCTTCAGGACCTGCATATCGGAAAACATGAACTGACGACAGCGTTTGTAGTCGGCCCGTCGTGTGGCGAGCGTCCCTGCCTAGAGCACGTGCAGCGACTTACGCTTGGCACGAGGAAGAATGACAAGTGCGCCCTGGATGACCGGAACGACCTGCCGGCGTGTCTGGACTCCACTCTGCTCCGCCTTCCGTCGCTTCGCCTCGTGCGCACTAACAACTTCAATATCCGCCTCCACATCAATAGCTGCTTGCCGAGTGTTTCGTTAGAATGGTGTGGCTGTACGTTCTGTGGGGTTGAGTTTCCGAAACTTAACTACGTCCAAACGAAAGCCTCTGAAAAGGAGAAAGGCTCAGTGGAGGTGAAGCTTCAAGAACAGACAAATGAAGCCACAaaggcggaagaagccgcgagcAATAAGGAGGAGGTAGGAATAGAAAGTGAGAAATTAGAATAA
- the LOC142587559 gene encoding uncharacterized protein LOC142587559 isoform X3 → MGPQELMVKLIEELGDPHELTNSEDLIVLKLQEASTNKRLLPEDVELSSDSRRFSMSQRGFVTYRAFLGNLRYSAALFAGCQEFPSSKEFLATAKYVLKNVRSLVLVHNRNKIRDLVTWFPTVTSVVLYHNLRLEWESGTIVQGSCTTSRMEQLLGNILIIGSDILLFNQETLTSLLYKCPKILVPWLHNGS, encoded by the exons ATGGGCCCGCAAGAATTAATGGTGAAATTGATAGAAGAGCTTGGAGACCCTCATGAACTCACCAACAGCGAAGACCTGATCGTCCTGAAACTGCAGGAGGCGTCTACAAATAAACGGCTTCTTCCCGAGGACGTTGAGCTTAGCTCGGATTCAAGACGCTTCAGCATGAGCCAACGCGGCTTCGTAACTTACCGAGCATTCCTGGGCAACCTGCGATATTCAGCTGCACTGTTCGCCGGATGCCAGGAGTTCCCATCTTCAAAGGAATTTCTCGCAACTGCCAAATATGTGCTGAAGAACGTGCGCTCCTTAGTCCTTGTACATAACAG AAATAAAATCCGGGATCTGGTGACATGGTTTCCGACCGTCACCTCCGTGGTCCTTTACCACAATCTACGCTTGGAATGGGAGAGCGGAACGATAGTTCAGGGCTCGTGCACCACGTCCCGCATGGAGCAGCTCTTGGGAAACATTCTGATCATTGGGTCAGACATCCTGCTCTTTAACCAGGAGACTCTGACCAGCTTGTTGTACAAGTGCCCGAAG ATTCTTGTTCCTTGGTTGCACAACGGTTCGTGA